A genomic stretch from Deltaproteobacteria bacterium includes:
- the trpS gene encoding tryptophan--tRNA ligase produces the protein MKDPGIKRVLSGMRPTGRLHLGHLHGVLQNWKDLQDRYSCFFFVADWHALTTNYENPQGIPENIGEMVADWLSVGIDPEKSTLFVQSRIKEHAELHLLLSMITPVSWLERNPTYKDQQQQIQDKDLATYGFLGYPVLQSADIIMYKANLVPVGVDQVPHVELTREITRRFNYLYREVFPVPEVLLTEVPKLPGLDGRKMSKSYGNAIFLSDPPDVVREKISGMVTDIERPRRSDPGDPENRCVAFHFHRLYLSEERIREIVEECKAARLGCVACKRELAEAVVRKMAPIRERRESYLRHPGRIEEILAAGSDAARSIAKTTMSHVEEALWGRCTQ, from the coding sequence ATGAAAGATCCCGGGATCAAACGCGTCCTGAGCGGCATGAGGCCCACAGGAAGACTCCATCTTGGCCATTTGCACGGCGTCCTCCAGAACTGGAAGGATCTCCAGGATCGTTATTCCTGCTTCTTTTTCGTGGCGGACTGGCATGCGCTCACCACGAATTACGAAAATCCGCAGGGCATTCCGGAAAACATAGGAGAGATGGTGGCCGATTGGCTTTCCGTCGGGATCGATCCGGAAAAGTCGACCCTTTTCGTCCAGTCCCGGATCAAGGAGCACGCCGAGCTCCACCTGCTCCTTTCCATGATCACCCCTGTTTCCTGGCTCGAGAGGAATCCCACCTACAAGGATCAACAGCAGCAGATACAGGACAAGGATCTGGCAACCTACGGATTTCTCGGCTATCCAGTCCTTCAGTCGGCGGACATCATCATGTACAAGGCGAATCTTGTCCCGGTAGGCGTGGATCAGGTCCCCCACGTGGAGCTGACGCGAGAGATCACCCGCCGATTCAACTATCTGTACCGAGAGGTCTTTCCGGTCCCAGAGGTCCTGCTTACTGAGGTCCCCAAACTTCCTGGTCTCGACGGCCGCAAGATGAGCAAGAGCTACGGGAATGCGATCTTTCTCTCCGACCCTCCGGATGTGGTGCGGGAGAAGATCTCCGGCATGGTTACGGACATCGAGCGCCCCCGCCGTTCCGATCCTGGGGATCCGGAAAACCGGTGTGTGGCCTTCCATTTTCATCGGCTCTATCTCTCCGAGGAGCGCATCCGGGAGATCGTGGAGGAATGCAAGGCGGCCCGCCTTGGTTGTGTGGCCTGCAAACGCGAGCTTGCGGAGGCCGTCGTCCGGAAGATGGCGCCCATCAGGGAGCGGCGCGAGTCCTATCTGCGGCACCCAGGGCGCATCGAGGAGATCCTTGCTGCCGGATCCGACGCGGCCCGGTCCATCGCCAAGACCACCATGTCCCATGTAGAAGAAGCC
- a CDS encoding site-2 protease family protein → MFDIAKIAILIPPILLAVTVHEMAHGWVAYRLGDPTAKALGRLTLNPLKHLDPVGTLVFFLTQAIGWAKPVPVNPAYFKDPRRDMMWVAFAGPAANLLLASAIAMFLRGTSQYVFPLFHTFEYVGRPLLLMAYLGVQINIGLAVFNLLPIPPLDGGKILAGLLPSGAAPVLDGLERYGFVLILLLVFTGVTDHIIVPLIHALDSILLGK, encoded by the coding sequence ATGTTCGATATCGCAAAGATTGCGATCCTCATTCCGCCCATCCTCCTTGCAGTCACGGTCCACGAGATGGCCCACGGATGGGTGGCCTACCGGCTCGGGGACCCGACGGCAAAGGCCCTCGGCCGACTCACACTGAATCCTCTCAAGCACCTCGACCCTGTGGGGACCCTCGTCTTTTTTCTTACCCAGGCAATCGGTTGGGCCAAGCCCGTTCCCGTGAATCCCGCCTATTTCAAGGATCCTCGAAGGGACATGATGTGGGTGGCGTTTGCCGGGCCTGCAGCGAATCTGCTTCTCGCCTCGGCTATCGCCATGTTTCTCCGGGGGACCTCCCAATACGTATTTCCCCTTTTTCATACATTCGAGTACGTTGGCCGGCCCCTGTTGCTCATGGCCTATCTGGGCGTGCAGATCAACATTGGGCTTGCCGTCTTCAACCTTCTTCCCATCCCCCCGCTCGATGGGGGGAAGATCCTCGCCGGGCTTCTTCCAAGTGGTGCCGCGCCGGTCCTGGATGGACTCGAGCGCTACGGCTTTGTCCTCATCCTCCTTCTCGTCTTTACGGGGGTAACGGATCACATTATAGTCCCGCTCATTCACGCATTAGACTCCATTCTTCTCGGAAAGTGA
- a CDS encoding vitamin B12-dependent ribonucleotide reductase: MAPKDPLLPATNLPLSNNALVVLARRYLKKDEENHPAETPEDMFRRVARAIAQADAFYDPKADIGAVEETFYDLMTSLRFMPNSPTLMNAGRELGQLSACFVLPVDDSIESIFEAVKHTAMIHKSGGGTGFSFSRIRPEGDRVKSTHGVASGPISFMTIFDVATETIKQGGTRRGANMGILRVDHPDIEKFITAKKRTDRLNNFNISVAITEEFMCAVQRDEEFPLVSPRTGKTIRTVKARKIFDLIVESAWESGEPGIVFIDRINRSNPTPQLGQIESTNPCGEQPLLPYESCNLGSINLGLFVRDAQIDYPALADTVREGVHFLDNVIDVNRFPLEEIREMTLRTRKIGLGVMGFADLLIRLGVPYNSDRAVSIAEEVMAFIDRESKKASADLARTRGNFPAYAGSIYDRPETPFMRNATTTTIAPTGTISIIAGASSGIEPLFAVSYIRRVLDGTELVEAHPLFVQAMKERGLYSDALMARIAEKGSVATFDEVPEDLKRIFVTAMDITPEAHIAIQAAFQRNTDNAVSKTVNFPEEASQDAIRKAYLLAWNQGLKGITIYRYGSRPIQVLNLKKEKKEGEKTSPAPMAAQSAAFGPNLGTNGKITPRPRPTRTHGVTERMRTGCGNLYVTVNWDDQDICEVFAQMGKAGGCAACQIEAETRLISLALRAGVSVKAIVKQLAGIRCPSPVWYEGVQILSCPDAVAKVLGNLAKIKLEGKSPAQLTCPECGAMLEPEGGCMVCRSCGFSRCD, encoded by the coding sequence ATGGCCCCAAAAGACCCCTTGCTTCCTGCGACGAATCTCCCCCTCTCCAACAATGCCCTTGTGGTCCTTGCCCGCCGCTACCTCAAAAAGGACGAGGAAAATCACCCAGCCGAAACCCCTGAAGACATGTTCCGGCGGGTCGCCAGGGCAATCGCCCAGGCCGACGCCTTCTATGACCCGAAAGCGGACATCGGCGCGGTCGAAGAGACCTTCTACGACCTCATGACCTCCTTGAGGTTCATGCCCAATTCCCCGACCCTCATGAACGCGGGCAGGGAACTGGGACAGCTCTCTGCCTGCTTCGTCCTTCCGGTGGACGACTCCATCGAGAGCATCTTCGAGGCAGTGAAGCACACGGCCATGATCCATAAGAGCGGAGGCGGGACCGGGTTTTCCTTCTCTCGGATCCGCCCCGAAGGGGATCGGGTCAAGAGCACCCATGGGGTGGCAAGCGGACCCATCTCCTTTATGACCATATTCGATGTGGCGACAGAGACCATCAAGCAAGGCGGCACGCGCAGGGGTGCCAACATGGGAATCCTCCGGGTGGATCATCCGGATATCGAAAAGTTCATCACCGCAAAGAAGAGGACCGATCGGCTCAACAACTTCAATATCTCGGTGGCAATCACCGAAGAGTTCATGTGTGCCGTCCAAAGGGACGAGGAATTCCCACTCGTTTCTCCCAGGACCGGGAAAACCATCCGCACGGTAAAGGCGCGTAAAATCTTCGATCTCATCGTGGAGTCTGCATGGGAGAGTGGCGAACCCGGGATCGTCTTCATAGACCGTATTAACCGATCGAACCCCACCCCGCAGCTGGGTCAGATCGAGAGCACGAACCCATGCGGCGAACAACCCCTCCTTCCTTACGAATCCTGCAATCTCGGCTCCATCAACCTGGGCCTCTTCGTCCGGGACGCCCAAATCGACTACCCGGCACTTGCTGATACCGTCCGTGAAGGGGTCCATTTCCTTGACAACGTAATCGACGTGAATCGATTCCCTCTGGAAGAGATTCGGGAAATGACACTGCGGACCCGAAAGATCGGACTCGGAGTCATGGGATTCGCGGACCTGCTCATCCGCCTTGGTGTTCCCTACAACTCGGATCGTGCCGTTTCCATCGCGGAAGAGGTCATGGCCTTCATCGACCGGGAATCAAAAAAGGCATCCGCCGATCTTGCAAGGACCCGGGGAAATTTCCCCGCCTATGCGGGAAGCATCTATGACCGGCCCGAGACGCCGTTCATGCGAAACGCCACCACCACTACTATTGCGCCCACTGGTACCATCAGCATCATCGCCGGGGCATCGAGCGGCATCGAGCCCCTCTTCGCCGTGAGCTACATACGCCGCGTCCTCGACGGCACAGAGCTTGTCGAGGCCCACCCCCTCTTTGTCCAGGCCATGAAGGAACGTGGGCTTTATTCCGATGCCCTCATGGCACGGATCGCCGAGAAGGGATCTGTGGCCACGTTCGATGAGGTTCCGGAGGACCTAAAAAGGATCTTTGTCACGGCCATGGACATTACGCCAGAAGCCCACATTGCCATCCAGGCGGCCTTCCAGAGGAACACAGACAACGCGGTCTCAAAGACTGTGAATTTCCCTGAAGAGGCCTCGCAGGACGCAATTCGAAAGGCCTATCTCCTTGCCTGGAATCAGGGCCTCAAGGGGATCACCATCTACCGGTATGGAAGTCGGCCCATCCAGGTCCTGAACCTCAAGAAGGAGAAAAAGGAAGGGGAGAAGACCTCGCCAGCACCCATGGCCGCGCAGTCGGCTGCCTTTGGTCCAAATTTGGGCACGAACGGCAAGATCACTCCACGGCCCCGCCCGACACGCACCCATGGCGTCACCGAGCGGATGAGGACCGGGTGCGGAAACCTCTACGTCACGGTCAACTGGGACGATCAGGATATTTGCGAGGTCTTTGCCCAGATGGGAAAGGCAGGGGGATGCGCTGCGTGCCAGATCGAGGCCGAGACACGCCTTATCTCCCTCGCCCTTCGGGCCGGAGTAAGTGTTAAAGCGATCGTGAAACAGCTCGCCGGGATCCGCTGCCCGTCACCGGTCTGGTACGAAGGGGTACAGATCCTCTCCTGTCCGGACGCTGTGGCCAAGGTCCTCGGCAACCTTGCCAAAATAAAGCTCGAGGGCAAATCCCCCGCCCAGCTCACCTGCCCCGAGTGCGGGGCCATGCTCGAACCGGAGGGGGGCTGCATGGTCTGCCGTTCCTGCGGGTTCTCCAGGTGCGACTGA
- a CDS encoding DNA internalization-related competence protein ComEC/Rec2, which yields MLRHLSRLCVGLAKTGVLPVLVVPFGAGIWVKLARSMDLPLLPATVALLVGLAILAASAGLRTRWAMAGWISLLTGIWCVFLLGYIHAALADLKIKRDCARILELAQKGEEQVLTGVVIRAPVPTENGARAVVSLWTHHTPVRDELIQGRISLAFSGVLPRDVAPGDLIRFEASLRPVRNYRTPGAFDMESWWKTQGVMVSGRAASLSRVTFLGHLTSSPDLPAWRYLLESARHRLLTALCGPIQDHKFAGIAAALLTGEKTWISTQTLEAFSRTGTSHLLAVSGLHMALVSLLAGGGVYFLLLRSGRLLLYLNARKISLSIATIAAFLYAGLAGFSPSAVRAFLMIAAFSAAFLSDRPQNPFNTLAIAAFLILAYEPRDLMSLSFQLSFAAVFFLILFFRKRSAQTRGDPLPWQRRVLDHMKDLVAVTLVASLATAPLIALHFPRLSLAAIPANLILVPLTTFLIMPLLLLGAILFFLGGPGAGALPWSAAAWIFSPVIPAMEIVSSWQWAAPPVPRPDCATLLLLYGILACAAMLAEDKRKTKTVLIAVFFLLLTYPVQEWLGKIGPKETRLHVLDVGQGTAQVVEFPDGSVLVMDGGGGSNPEFDIGERIVAPFLRSHGIRKIWAVVASHPERDHIGGLPALLDMFSVNEFWRNSDTSRTHDWKRLEENRIRNKIPERVFTKRTKIEHAGVMIEVWPPDGCTGLDSLNARSLVLVLETEGRRILLSGDMDTAREACLVDADIGDMDVVVVPHHGSRTSSSLAFLHEIRPEIAIVPVGYRNTFRLPNDEVMKRYEGLGCALYRTDQDGTVTISISNGSLDVSTYTPGDKDP from the coding sequence GTGTTACGCCATCTGTCGCGCCTTTGTGTTGGTCTCGCAAAAACGGGGGTCCTTCCGGTCCTTGTCGTCCCATTCGGGGCCGGAATCTGGGTGAAACTCGCAAGATCAATGGATCTCCCCCTGCTCCCGGCCACGGTGGCCCTGCTCGTCGGGCTGGCCATACTGGCCGCATCAGCCGGCCTTCGGACACGATGGGCCATGGCAGGATGGATCTCCCTTCTTACCGGGATCTGGTGCGTCTTTCTTTTGGGGTACATCCATGCCGCCCTCGCAGATCTTAAGATAAAGAGGGACTGCGCGCGCATCCTCGAACTGGCACAAAAGGGGGAAGAACAGGTATTGACCGGTGTCGTGATCCGTGCCCCGGTCCCAACGGAGAACGGCGCACGTGCCGTCGTTTCCTTGTGGACCCACCACACCCCGGTCAGGGACGAACTGATCCAGGGGCGCATCAGCCTTGCCTTTTCGGGGGTCCTTCCACGGGATGTGGCCCCCGGAGACCTGATCCGGTTCGAGGCCTCGCTCCGGCCGGTGCGAAACTATCGGACACCCGGGGCCTTCGACATGGAATCGTGGTGGAAGACGCAGGGGGTCATGGTCTCCGGGCGGGCTGCCTCCTTGTCGCGTGTCACATTCCTCGGACACCTCACCTCCTCCCCAGACCTTCCTGCATGGCGATACCTCCTCGAATCCGCCCGTCACAGGCTCCTCACGGCCCTTTGTGGCCCCATACAGGACCACAAATTCGCCGGGATCGCCGCCGCCCTCCTCACAGGGGAAAAGACGTGGATCAGCACGCAGACGTTAGAGGCCTTCTCACGCACCGGAACAAGCCACCTTCTCGCGGTCTCAGGACTTCACATGGCCCTCGTCTCCCTCCTTGCAGGAGGCGGGGTTTACTTTCTCCTTCTCCGATCCGGCCGTCTCCTTCTTTACCTCAATGCACGGAAGATCTCCCTTTCCATCGCCACGATAGCGGCCTTTCTCTACGCAGGGCTTGCCGGATTCTCCCCGTCTGCGGTCCGGGCCTTTTTGATGATCGCCGCTTTCAGCGCCGCCTTCCTTTCGGACCGCCCCCAGAATCCCTTTAACACACTGGCCATTGCGGCATTTCTGATCCTCGCCTATGAGCCCCGCGATCTCATGAGCCTTTCCTTTCAGCTCTCTTTCGCGGCCGTCTTTTTCCTTATCCTCTTCTTCCGCAAACGGTCTGCCCAAACGCGTGGAGATCCCCTTCCGTGGCAGAGGCGCGTCCTCGACCACATGAAGGACCTCGTAGCCGTCACCCTTGTGGCATCCCTCGCCACCGCCCCCCTGATCGCCCTACATTTTCCCCGACTCTCCCTTGCGGCCATCCCTGCCAACCTGATCCTCGTCCCACTCACGACATTTCTCATCATGCCCCTTCTCCTCCTCGGGGCCATCCTCTTCTTCCTGGGAGGCCCTGGGGCCGGAGCCCTTCCCTGGAGCGCAGCCGCGTGGATCTTCTCTCCCGTCATCCCCGCCATGGAAATCGTTTCCAGCTGGCAGTGGGCCGCCCCTCCTGTCCCCCGCCCAGATTGCGCGACCCTTCTCCTCCTCTACGGGATCCTGGCATGTGCGGCCATGCTGGCAGAGGATAAACGCAAAACAAAGACCGTCCTCATCGCCGTCTTCTTTCTCCTCCTAACCTATCCAGTGCAGGAATGGCTGGGGAAAATCGGCCCGAAAGAGACCCGTCTCCACGTCCTCGACGTGGGACAGGGAACGGCCCAGGTGGTGGAGTTCCCCGACGGCAGCGTCCTGGTCATGGACGGAGGCGGGGGATCGAACCCCGAATTCGACATCGGGGAACGGATCGTGGCCCCGTTTCTCAGGTCCCACGGCATCAGAAAGATCTGGGCCGTGGTGGCATCTCATCCGGAGAGGGACCATATCGGAGGTCTTCCCGCCCTCCTCGACATGTTCTCCGTAAACGAGTTCTGGAGAAACTCCGACACGTCCCGGACTCACGATTGGAAGAGACTCGAGGAAAACCGCATTCGTAACAAAATCCCCGAGAGGGTCTTTACGAAAAGGACGAAGATCGAACACGCGGGTGTCATGATCGAGGTCTGGCCCCCGGATGGGTGTACAGGGCTTGACAGCCTAAACGCCCGCTCACTTGTCCTGGTCCTCGAGACCGAAGGCCGGAGGATACTACTTTCCGGCGACATGGACACGGCCCGCGAGGCGTGTCTCGTGGATGCGGACATAGGAGACATGGACGTGGTCGTTGTCCCCCATCACGGAAGCCGGACGTCGAGTTCTTTGGCATTTCTACATGAAATCCGACCGGAGATCGCCATCGTGCCTGTGGGATACCGAAATACCTTCCGTTTGCCCAATGACGAGGTTATGAAAAGGTATGAAGGACTGGGCTGCGCGCTTTACCGGACCGACCAGGACGGGACGGTGACTATCTCCATCTCGAACGGGTCGCTCGACGTCTCCACATATACTCCAGGAGATAAGGATCCCTGA
- a CDS encoding cation diffusion facilitator family transporter — MLTHVKQDTILLSQARRRAILSLVIHLVLAVTKGIAGWAAGSTALLSDAVNSTADVFTSLTALFGLWIAGKEHPSFPYGLYKAETLATLVISASIMILAYEIVKNAFLHGASAPDVSIGIPAAFGLLLITLIFGIHQLRAGRRLNSPAIVADAKDYLSDGLATSVVLAGFIGTGLGYDLERPAAVIVGIFVLKTGGGLLISAVRDLLDASIDRETEREIIGLIEAHPRVGKVERLMSRTAGARYIVDIDVLLRTPSHQIADQVADTLEQEIVARFPFVIMARVRPHYTHTGQTRRITPVASPEGGRAGHFARAPWFLVETIDEKGEVIREEYIKNPHAEEERKKGYLVGKWLLGLKPDQVVAEEGREGTAIALLKEAGVEILPAGEKKGPISR, encoded by the coding sequence ATGCTCACACACGTCAAACAAGACACGATCCTTCTCTCGCAGGCACGCAGAAGGGCGATACTCTCCCTTGTGATCCACCTCGTCCTTGCCGTCACCAAAGGGATCGCCGGATGGGCGGCAGGAAGTACGGCCCTCCTGAGCGACGCAGTCAACTCCACAGCCGATGTCTTCACCTCGCTGACTGCCCTCTTCGGACTCTGGATCGCCGGAAAGGAACACCCTTCCTTTCCCTACGGGCTTTACAAGGCCGAGACCCTCGCGACCCTCGTCATCTCTGCATCCATCATGATCCTCGCATACGAGATCGTCAAAAACGCCTTTCTCCATGGGGCCTCTGCCCCGGACGTCTCCATCGGGATCCCAGCGGCCTTCGGGCTCCTGCTCATCACCCTCATCTTTGGCATCCACCAGCTCAGGGCAGGCCGCAGGCTCAATTCCCCTGCCATCGTCGCTGATGCCAAGGACTACCTTTCTGATGGTCTTGCCACCAGCGTCGTGCTTGCAGGATTTATCGGCACCGGCCTTGGATACGATCTGGAACGTCCCGCCGCTGTCATAGTCGGGATCTTTGTCCTCAAGACAGGAGGCGGACTCCTCATATCTGCAGTCCGGGATCTCCTCGACGCCTCCATCGACAGGGAGACGGAACGCGAGATCATCGGCCTTATCGAGGCCCATCCCCGTGTGGGGAAAGTGGAAAGGCTCATGAGCCGGACCGCAGGCGCCCGTTATATCGTGGATATCGACGTCCTTCTCAGGACTCCTTCCCATCAGATCGCGGATCAGGTGGCGGACACCCTCGAGCAAGAGATCGTAGCGCGTTTCCCATTCGTCATCATGGCCCGAGTGCGTCCCCACTATACGCACACGGGTCAGACGCGGCGCATCACTCCGGTCGCCTCTCCGGAGGGCGGACGGGCCGGGCATTTTGCGCGTGCCCCGTGGTTTCTCGTGGAAACGATCGACGAAAAGGGAGAGGTCATTCGGGAGGAATACATCAAAAATCCCCACGCGGAAGAGGAGAGAAAGAAGGGGTATCTCGTGGGCAAATGGCTTCTCGGTCTCAAACCCGATCAGGTCGTGGCCGAAGAGGGACGAGAGGGGACAGCAATCGCTCTCCTCAAGGAGGCAGGGGTGGAGATCCTCCCTGCTGGAGAGAAGAAGGGACCAATCAGCCGTTAA
- a CDS encoding chemotaxis protein CheX → MDARIINPFLEAAVNVLKTMAMIEPTPGRPFLKQHFEAMGDVSGVIGITGQAQGSMSISFERPCICAIVSNLFGSSVDSITDEVKDAVGELTNMICGDARRRLERENISLQSGTPMVVSGENHTIRHLSNGPRLAVPFETPNGAFVIEVAFNG, encoded by the coding sequence ATGGATGCCAGGATCATCAATCCTTTTTTGGAGGCGGCTGTCAACGTCCTCAAGACCATGGCCATGATCGAGCCGACCCCGGGAAGGCCTTTTCTCAAGCAGCATTTCGAGGCCATGGGGGACGTTTCAGGAGTTATTGGCATCACTGGCCAGGCCCAGGGGTCCATGTCCATTTCCTTTGAAAGGCCCTGTATCTGTGCGATTGTTTCGAACCTTTTCGGCTCTTCCGTAGACAGCATCACGGATGAGGTCAAGGACGCAGTTGGGGAACTTACCAACATGATCTGCGGAGACGCACGAAGACGTCTTGAGCGAGAGAATATTTCACTCCAGTCCGGTACTCCCATGGTGGTCTCCGGCGAGAACCACACCATCAGGCACCTGTCTAACGGACCACGTCTTGCCGTGCCTTTCGAGACCCCTAACGGTGCGTTCGTCATAGAGGTGGCCTTTAACGGCTGA
- a CDS encoding OmpA family protein encodes MSNVFRYLVVCFCIISLAGCANMSARQKGFAKGAAVGAVVGGGTGAVIGNQVDDSNRDTGAAIGAVAGALIGGTIGAIMAKEEPAPAPPCPKAEPAPPAPKPVPPAPVKKEKIVLRGINFDFDKSNIKPEFQPVLDEAAAILAKNANVSVVIEGHTDSVGTEAYNQKLSERRADSVKKYLVGKGVASSRLETVGFGELRPIASNDTDEGRAMNRRVEFKVSE; translated from the coding sequence ATGTCAAATGTGTTTCGGTATCTGGTAGTTTGTTTTTGTATCATCTCGCTGGCCGGTTGTGCGAACATGAGTGCGCGCCAGAAGGGATTTGCCAAGGGCGCGGCAGTGGGAGCGGTCGTAGGCGGCGGGACCGGCGCCGTCATCGGGAATCAGGTCGATGACAGCAACCGGGACACTGGCGCCGCCATCGGTGCGGTTGCCGGCGCCTTGATCGGTGGGACCATCGGCGCCATCATGGCCAAGGAAGAGCCTGCTCCTGCTCCGCCATGCCCCAAGGCAGAGCCAGCTCCTCCAGCGCCCAAGCCCGTTCCGCCTGCTCCTGTCAAGAAGGAAAAGATCGTCCTTCGGGGGATCAATTTCGACTTTGACAAGTCAAACATCAAGCCTGAATTCCAGCCGGTTCTTGACGAGGCCGCAGCTATCCTCGCCAAGAATGCGAATGTCTCCGTCGTCATCGAAGGCCACACCGACAGCGTCGGCACAGAGGCATACAACCAGAAGCTCTCTGAGCGACGGGCCGATTCCGTAAAGAAGTATCTTGTCGGTAAAGGGGTCGCCTCTTCACGACTTGAAACGGTCGGATTCGGCGAGCTTCGTCCCATCGCCAGCAACGATACCGACGAGGGGCGCGCCATGAACCGCCGCGTCGAGTTCAAGGTCTCTGAATAA
- the coaD gene encoding pantetheine-phosphate adenylyltransferase gives MHERIVVYPGTFDPVTNGHLDLIERALRLFDRVIVGVGTNPAKTPFFSLSERIGMIKEVLEDTERVEVRGFDGLLVDFARECGASAILRGLRAVSDFDHELQRALMNRKLSRDIETVFLMTGFRWIYISSTIVKEVARFGGRLDDLVPPIVERRLREKFGFDTRPL, from the coding sequence ATGCATGAAAGGATCGTGGTCTATCCCGGCACCTTCGACCCTGTCACTAATGGTCATCTCGATCTCATTGAGCGCGCCCTGAGGCTATTTGACAGGGTGATCGTAGGAGTGGGGACGAACCCGGCCAAGACCCCGTTTTTTTCCCTGAGTGAGCGGATCGGCATGATCAAGGAGGTACTGGAGGACACCGAGCGGGTCGAGGTGCGAGGATTTGATGGTCTTCTCGTGGATTTTGCCAGGGAATGCGGTGCGTCTGCTATCCTTAGGGGGCTTCGTGCGGTTTCTGACTTCGATCACGAACTTCAAAGGGCCCTCATGAACCGCAAGCTTTCCCGGGACATCGAGACGGTCTTCCTCATGACCGGATTTCGCTGGATCTACATAAGTTCCACCATCGTCAAGGAGGTGGCCCGGTTCGGCGGCAGGCTCGACGACCTTGTCCCGCCGATTGTTGAAAGACGTTTACGGGAAAAATTCGGTTTTGACACCCGACCTTTGTGA
- the rsmD gene encoding 16S rRNA (guanine(966)-N(2))-methyltransferase RsmD, giving the protein MRVIAGSARGRRIQSVKGRDVRPSSDKVREAVFQILTLRLDRPWEDVRVLDLYAGTGALGIEALSRGARFAVFVDGSPASLDVVRRNLDLCGFTERARIIRAEIGRSLKRLQSLLPDPFELVLADPPYAHGLGEKVLACLADTRILAPGGTAVIEESARVSLPETITGTCEGPIVIDDRRCYGGTGVWFYKKIGIRGVED; this is encoded by the coding sequence GTGCGCGTCATTGCTGGATCCGCCCGAGGGCGACGCATCCAATCGGTGAAGGGGCGTGACGTTCGGCCTTCCTCTGACAAGGTGCGCGAGGCGGTTTTCCAGATCCTGACCCTTCGGCTGGACCGACCATGGGAGGATGTGCGGGTGCTCGACCTTTACGCCGGCACGGGTGCCCTCGGGATCGAGGCCCTTTCCCGCGGGGCACGCTTTGCGGTCTTTGTGGACGGGAGTCCGGCGTCACTGGATGTTGTCCGCCGGAATCTGGATCTCTGCGGGTTTACTGAACGCGCACGCATCATACGGGCCGAGATCGGGCGTTCTCTCAAAAGACTTCAGTCCCTTCTTCCTGATCCGTTTGAACTTGTCCTTGCCGACCCACCATATGCCCATGGACTCGGGGAAAAGGTCCTCGCATGCCTTGCAGACACCCGAATACTTGCGCCTGGAGGGACGGCCGTGATTGAGGAGTCCGCCCGGGTATCCCTGCCGGAGACCATTACGGGGACCTGTGAAGGCCCTATCGTCATCGATGACCGACGGTGTTACGGAGGAACAGGGGTCTGGTTCTACAAAAAGATCGGGATTAGAGGGGTAGAGGATTAG